From a region of the Candidatus Gracilibacteria bacterium genome:
- a CDS encoding ATP-binding protein, translating to MTQKDAGFDAFFEAVTTTPEFKKVVQKDWSGDFSETLKKMEASVAKAGDITKAFHETFATPESIDAGNNISTHSSDTSGKSAKNAGDDEARKLIVEPEYFVMKNPDTWGFKGVAGMQKLKEELTDGFIKPLQFLFLVRNLKEKYDLMSETEIDTKEEKKEKMLVDLYASYEAFQVGIPTGMLLYGPPGTGKTFITKKLAQELGAGLITKSVGEFGSSYLHETSKNIREFFAAAKLASEKGPIILFLDEIDSLVSKRDNKVDANKAEEVSQFLQEFNKLEEAPNLIVIAATNRPDHLDSAILRSGRLDKKYYIGAPDTEARKELFEIFIAKQKRPHGKLNYSKLAEFTDGYVAADIEAIVEEASRDASKNIIELAEKIQAHDGDISDFKDALQNHEITQGLLEIAISETTPSLKMVDMSVFENWEKTIDT from the coding sequence ATGACACAAAAAGACGCGTGATTTGATGCTTTCTTTGAAGCAGTTACCACCACTCCAGAATTTAAAAAAGTAGTTCAAAAAGATTGGAGTTGAGATTTTTCAGAAACTCTCAAAAAAATGGAAGCCTCAGTTGCAAAAGCTTGAGATATCACAAAAGCATTTCATGAAACATTTGCAACTCCTGAATCTATAGATGCGTGAAATAATATCTCTACTCATAGTTCAGATACTAGTTGAAAATCAGCAAAAAATGCGTGAGATGATGAAGCTCGAAAACTTATAGTAGAGCCTGAGTATTTCGTGATGAAAAATCCTGATACTTGGGGATTTAAATGAGTTGCTGGAATGCAGAAACTCAAAGAGGAGCTCACTGATGGTTTCATTAAACCACTTCAATTTTTGTTTTTAGTTCGTAATCTCAAAGAGAAATACGACCTTATGTCAGAAACTGAGATTGATACAAAAGAAGAAAAAAAAGAAAAAATGCTCGTTGATCTCTACGCAAGTTATGAAGCCTTTCAAGTATGAATCCCAACAGGAATGCTTCTGTACTGACCTCCAGGAACAGGAAAAACATTTATCACTAAAAAACTCGCTCAAGAATTATGAGCAGGACTCATCACAAAATCAGTGTGAGAATTTGGTTCAAGCTATCTCCATGAAACAAGTAAAAATATTAGAGAATTTTTCGCTGCAGCAAAACTAGCGAGTGAAAAATGACCAATTATTCTGTTTTTAGATGAGATTGACTCACTCGTATCCAAAAGAGATAACAAGGTGGACGCAAATAAAGCAGAGGAAGTCTCTCAGTTTCTCCAAGAGTTTAACAAACTGGAAGAAGCTCCAAATCTTATAGTTATAGCCGCAACGAATCGTCCTGATCATCTTGATAGTGCAATCTTGCGTTCTGGTCGACTCGATAAAAAATACTATATTTGAGCTCCAGATACAGAAGCCCGAAAAGAACTGTTTGAAATATTTATAGCAAAACAAAAACGTCCTCACTGAAAACTTAATTACAGCAAACTTGCAGAGTTTACAGATGGATATGTAGCCGCTGACATAGAGGCAATAGTCGAGGAAGCAAGTAGAGACGCGAGTAAAAATATCATAGAATTAGCAGAAAAAATACAAGCGCATGATGGAGATATCAGTGATTTTAAAGACGCACTTCAAAATCATGAAATAACACAGTGACTTCTCGAAATAGCTATTTCAGAAACAACTCCTTCTCTCAAAATGGTTGATATGTCTGTCTTTGAAAATTGGGAAAAGACAATTGATACATAA